One Luoshenia tenuis DNA window includes the following coding sequences:
- a CDS encoding class I SAM-dependent methyltransferase has protein sequence MEYSKEDLMEAKRQILGVGENMGTEESKKIWEKNAQFWDDAMGDESNEFHREVVRPKVTELLSPDPSDYILDIACGNGNYSSYLAQRGASVVAFDYSKKMIELAKRRRSQYAKQIEFCVADATNRESLLGLKRNRAFTKAVSNMAIMDITDIEPLFMAVYELLEENGIFVFATQHPCFITLTEKYMTPHSYYDIAIEGQPEEQIYYHRSIQDIFNLCFRAGFVIDGFYEECFKNNKEIPMVMIVRLKKVKRDSLK, from the coding sequence ATGGAATATAGTAAGGAAGATTTAATGGAAGCAAAAAGGCAAATTTTGGGAGTGGGAGAGAACATGGGAACAGAGGAAAGCAAAAAGATCTGGGAGAAAAACGCACAATTTTGGGATGATGCAATGGGTGACGAATCCAATGAATTTCACAGAGAGGTAGTACGTCCCAAAGTAACGGAACTTCTCTCTCCTGATCCTTCGGATTACATTTTGGATATTGCGTGCGGCAATGGAAATTATTCTTCGTATCTTGCACAGAGAGGCGCTTCGGTCGTCGCTTTTGATTACAGCAAAAAAATGATAGAATTGGCTAAAAGACGGCGATCACAATATGCAAAACAAATTGAGTTTTGCGTAGCGGATGCGACCAATAGAGAAAGCTTATTAGGATTAAAAAGAAATCGAGCCTTTACGAAAGCAGTTTCTAATATGGCAATTATGGATATTACGGATATTGAACCGCTTTTTATGGCTGTTTATGAACTATTGGAGGAAAACGGGATTTTTGTCTTTGCAACGCAGCACCCTTGTTTTATCACATTGACTGAAAAATATATGACACCGCACAGTTACTATGATATAGCGATCGAAGGGCAGCCGGAGGAGCAGATTTATTATCATCGTTCCATACAAGATATTTTTAACCTTTGTTTCAGAGCTGGATTTGTCATTGATGGATTTTATGAAGAATGTTTCAAAAACAATAAAGAAATTCCTATGGTAATGATAGTAAGGCTTAAAAAGGTAAAACGTGATAGCTTAAAATAA
- the tet(32) gene encoding tetracycline resistance ribosomal protection protein Tet(32): MKIINIGILAHVDAGKTTLTESLLYTSGAIAEQGNVDKGTTRTDTMILERQRGITIQTAVTSFCWNDYKINIVDTPGHMDFLTEAYRSLSVLDGAVLVISAKDGVQAQTRILFHALQKMDIPTIIFINKIDQNGIDLRRVYQSIKDKLTSDMIVMQEVSLSPKITMTDISDLDKWDMIISGSDELLERYVAEDSLDIQELQYEKCKRTRCCSLFPVYHGSAKDNLGTEKLIEAITETFITETDDIQSELCGYVFKVEYTERKKRLSYLRLYHGTLHLRDTLLLSKKEKIKITEMCIPSNGEIVPVDHACPGEIVILADDTLKLNDILGNEKLLPHKTRIDNPMPLLRTTVEPQKPEQREALLNALTEIADTDPLLHFDIDTVTHEIILSFLGKVQLEVICSLLEEKYHVGVAMKEPSVIYLERPQKKASYTIHIEVPPNPFWASIGLTVTPLPVGSGTQYKSEVSLGYLNQSFQNAVMEGVRYGMEQGLYGWGVTDCQICFDYGVYYSPVSTPADFRFLAPVVLEQALKKAGTQLLEPYLSFTLFAPQEYLSRAYNDAPKYCAIIESTRLEKDEVIFKGEIPARCIGEYRNDLNFYTNGRSVCITELKGYQETSGEPVFQPRRPNSRLDKIRHMFQKIM, translated from the coding sequence ATGAAAATAATCAATATTGGAATTCTCGCCCATGTAGACGCAGGAAAAACAACATTGACGGAAAGCCTGCTGTACACCAGTGGAGCGATTGCGGAACAAGGAAACGTGGATAAAGGAACTACAAGAACAGACACTATGATTTTGGAACGGCAGCGCGGAATTACCATTCAGACAGCGGTTACTTCTTTTTGCTGGAATGATTATAAAATCAATATCGTGGACACTCCCGGTCATATGGATTTTTTAACCGAAGCATACCGCTCTTTATCTGTCCTTGACGGAGCTGTTTTAGTCATTTCGGCAAAAGACGGCGTACAGGCACAAACCCGTATATTATTCCATGCGCTTCAGAAAATGGACATTCCGACAATTATCTTTATAAATAAGATAGACCAAAATGGGATCGACCTGCGGCGTGTTTACCAAAGCATTAAAGATAAACTTACCAGTGATATGATTGTCATGCAGGAGGTTTCCCTGTCGCCAAAGATAACCATGACCGATATTTCTGATTTGGACAAATGGGATATGATTATTTCCGGAAGCGATGAACTATTAGAACGATATGTTGCAGAGGATTCTTTGGATATACAGGAATTACAATATGAAAAGTGCAAAAGAACCAGATGCTGCTCTTTGTTTCCTGTTTATCATGGGAGTGCAAAAGACAATTTAGGAACAGAAAAACTGATTGAAGCGATTACAGAAACTTTCATTACAGAAACAGACGATATTCAGTCTGAATTATGTGGATATGTTTTTAAGGTTGAGTATACAGAGCGGAAAAAACGGCTTTCTTATTTACGCCTGTATCATGGGACGCTCCATTTACGGGATACCCTGCTGCTGTCAAAAAAGGAAAAAATAAAGATTACAGAAATGTGTATTCCGTCAAATGGTGAAATCGTCCCGGTTGACCATGCCTGTCCGGGAGAAATTGTTATTTTAGCTGATGATACTTTGAAACTGAACGACATTCTGGGAAATGAAAAACTCCTGCCTCACAAAACACGGATTGATAATCCCATGCCATTACTTCGGACAACGGTAGAGCCGCAAAAGCCGGAGCAAAGGGAAGCCCTGTTAAATGCCCTCACAGAGATTGCTGATACAGACCCTCTTTTGCATTTTGACATTGATACTGTTACACATGAGATTATATTATCTTTTTTGGGAAAAGTACAGTTAGAAGTTATTTGTTCGCTATTAGAAGAAAAATATCATGTGGGCGTGGCTATGAAAGAGCCTTCGGTTATTTATCTGGAAAGACCGCAAAAAAAAGCGAGCTACACGATTCATATTGAAGTGCCGCCGAATCCGTTTTGGGCATCTATTGGTTTGACTGTAACACCGCTTCCTGTTGGAAGCGGAACACAATATAAAAGCGAGGTATCTCTCGGCTATTTAAACCAAAGTTTTCAAAATGCCGTCATGGAGGGTGTGCGTTATGGAATGGAGCAGGGCTTATATGGCTGGGGAGTGACAGACTGCCAAATTTGTTTTGATTATGGAGTTTATTACAGCCCGGTCAGCACCCCCGCTGATTTTCGTTTTCTTGCGCCTGTCGTGTTGGAGCAGGCATTGAAAAAAGCAGGAACACAACTGTTGGAACCATACCTTTCCTTTACCCTTTTTGCACCGCAGGAATATCTTTCACGGGCTTATAATGACGCACCAAAGTATTGCGCAATCATTGAATCAACCAGACTTGAAAAAGATGAAGTTATTTTTAAGGGGGAAATCCCTGCCCGTTGTATTGGTGAATATAGAAATGATTTGAATTTTTATACAAATGGAAGAAGTGTCTGCATTACAGAATTAAAAGGGTATCAGGAAACTTCCGGCGAGCCTGTGTTTCAGCCACGCCGCCCGAACAGCCGTTTAGACAAGATCCGGCATATGTTTCAGAAGATAATGTAA
- a CDS encoding ATP-binding cassette domain-containing protein, which yields MAMLQISRLTFGYEGGVENIFENVNLILDTTWRLGLIGRNGKGKTTFLKLLMGEMAYQGQIDAPVSFDYFPFEVHAAPGQPALEVMRQVIAPYAKMEREMQACLEDGGEQAMEAYGALLTRYMALDGYTLPDTLRVEAAKLGVKPEALERPFNTLSHGEQMKLELAALFQKKNRFLLIDEPTNHLDGDGREKVARYLKGKTGFILVSHDRHFLDQTIDHVLVLGRKDIVLQQGNYSTWQADKALQDQAQLSRNEKLKKDIGALAASARRTAGWSDAVERSKTGAADKGYVGHQAAKMMKRAKAIEARREKAIEEKKGLLQNLDECSCTVRKQATENKR from the coding sequence ATGGCGATGCTGCAAATTAGCCGCCTGACCTTTGGCTACGAAGGCGGCGTAGAAAATATATTTGAGAATGTGAACCTGATTTTGGATACTACCTGGCGCTTGGGGCTTATCGGGCGCAACGGCAAGGGAAAGACCACTTTTTTAAAGCTGCTGATGGGCGAGATGGCCTACCAGGGGCAGATCGACGCGCCAGTCTCGTTTGATTACTTCCCGTTTGAAGTGCATGCGGCCCCGGGCCAGCCGGCGCTGGAGGTCATGCGTCAGGTGATCGCCCCTTACGCTAAGATGGAACGGGAGATGCAGGCCTGCCTGGAGGATGGCGGCGAGCAGGCGATGGAAGCCTATGGGGCGCTTTTGACCCGCTATATGGCGCTGGATGGCTATACCCTGCCGGATACGTTGCGGGTCGAGGCGGCTAAGCTGGGGGTAAAGCCTGAGGCGCTGGAGCGCCCCTTTAACACCCTGAGCCATGGCGAACAAATGAAGCTGGAGCTTGCGGCGCTGTTTCAAAAAAAGAACCGCTTTTTGCTGATCGACGAGCCCACCAATCACTTGGACGGGGACGGGCGGGAGAAGGTAGCCCGCTATTTAAAGGGCAAGACGGGCTTTATCCTGGTTTCGCACGACCGGCACTTTTTAGACCAGACCATCGACCACGTGCTGGTGCTGGGCCGCAAGGATATCGTACTGCAGCAGGGCAATTATTCCACCTGGCAGGCGGATAAGGCCTTGCAGGATCAGGCGCAGCTATCCCGCAACGAAAAGCTGAAAAAGGATATCGGGGCCTTGGCGGCCTCGGCCCGACGCACGGCAGGCTGGTCCGATGCGGTGGAGCGCAGCAAGACCGGCGCGGCGGATAAAGGATATGTGGGGCACCAGGCGGCCAAGATGATGAAGCGCGCTAAAGCGATCGAGGCCCGGCGGGAAAAGGCGATAGAGGAGAAAAAGGGCCTGCTGCAAAACTTGGATGAATGCTCATGTACGGTAAGGAAGCAAGCAACCGAAAACAAGAGATAG
- a CDS encoding tetratricopeptide repeat protein: MSFMGNLYGRYAYFRHIGGRMEQAKKFYLKGLEKGMDKPKYLSGCGVAMLRLGDFELAKEMFQKTLAHPKTPEAHKNANRLNLAVTLWKLGEIDASLTLFHQLEEDYPSAAVYGSLGYVLLDIGREEEALQYNLKRLEEYDETDPVMLDTVGQIYYRRGELDKAKEYFSEAVKIKNNLVDSLYYLGILEQRDGNIRRARAMLSRASRQHISTLNTVTREMVEEKFKELDELYDALPPEEKEAQALKSAPKAQTHSDPTQKLKF; the protein is encoded by the coding sequence ATGAGTTTTATGGGGAACCTTTACGGGCGCTATGCCTATTTCCGCCATATCGGCGGGCGGATGGAACAGGCCAAGAAATTTTATCTCAAGGGTCTTGAAAAGGGCATGGATAAGCCCAAGTATCTGTCCGGCTGCGGGGTAGCCATGCTGCGGCTGGGGGACTTTGAACTGGCCAAGGAGATGTTCCAAAAAACCTTGGCCCACCCCAAGACGCCGGAGGCGCACAAGAATGCCAACCGGCTGAACCTGGCGGTGACGCTTTGGAAGCTGGGGGAGATCGATGCATCGCTTACACTGTTCCACCAGCTGGAGGAAGATTATCCCAGCGCCGCGGTCTATGGCAGCCTAGGATATGTGCTGCTGGATATCGGCCGGGAGGAAGAAGCGCTGCAATATAACCTTAAGCGCCTGGAGGAATACGATGAGACCGATCCGGTCATGCTGGATACTGTAGGGCAGATCTATTACCGCCGGGGCGAGCTGGATAAGGCCAAGGAATATTTCTCCGAAGCGGTCAAGATCAAGAATAATCTGGTGGATTCGCTCTATTATCTGGGCATTCTAGAGCAGCGGGACGGCAACATCCGCCGGGCACGGGCCATGCTCTCGCGCGCCTCGCGCCAGCATATCTCTACCCTTAATACCGTTACGCGGGAGATGGTGGAAGAGAAGTTTAAGGAGCTGGACGAGCTATACGACGCGTTGCCCCCCGAGGAGAAGGAGGCGCAGGCGCTTAAAAGCGCGCCCAAGGCGCAGACCCATAGCGACCCGACGCAAAAGCTCAAGTTCTAA
- a CDS encoding ribonuclease H-like domain-containing protein: MISNLRAKLKLMAKEQGQPLRDETVIPPDTLSARAQEQAGLRHEVARYPLEFKRGRCAVGGFLRADPGAAALLGGPQASFDPRRALFIDTETTGLQGSGALAFLVGLGYFEGDEFVVQQFLMRDLCYEVDLLTACGQLWMEFDTLVTFNGRAFDWPLLRSRLIMNRLRQYDKAFYQMDLLYPARRVWSLRLQSCRLVALERDILGEERQGDIDGAEIPGRYYRYLRTGEEGLLSDIVLHNRLDVATMPALAGELCRLLRNPETAGHVQDIKSLGRIYHRQGELALAEKLYSLSGAIACRELGLLYKKEGRLDEAAAVWVQMVQKGLGGVFPHVELAKYAEHTLKDYGAACDWTQKALRFPLLSQGTQAELRHRLHRLQGKLAREREQKEEAT, from the coding sequence ATGATCTCCAACCTGCGCGCAAAACTCAAGTTGATGGCTAAGGAACAGGGCCAGCCCCTGCGGGATGAAACGGTGATCCCGCCCGATACGCTTTCCGCCCGGGCGCAGGAACAAGCCGGGCTGCGCCACGAGGTCGCGCGCTATCCATTGGAATTTAAGCGTGGACGCTGCGCGGTGGGCGGCTTTTTGCGGGCGGACCCGGGGGCGGCCGCGCTGCTGGGCGGGCCGCAGGCGAGCTTTGACCCGCGCCGGGCGCTGTTTATCGATACCGAGACCACGGGGCTGCAGGGCAGCGGCGCGCTGGCCTTTTTGGTGGGCCTGGGGTATTTTGAGGGGGACGAATTCGTCGTCCAGCAGTTTTTGATGCGGGACCTGTGTTATGAGGTCGACCTGCTGACGGCCTGCGGACAGCTCTGGATGGAATTTGATACCCTGGTCACCTTCAACGGACGGGCCTTTGACTGGCCGCTGCTGCGCAGCCGCCTGATTATGAACCGTCTGCGCCAGTATGACAAGGCGTTTTACCAGATGGATCTGCTCTACCCCGCCCGCCGGGTCTGGTCGCTACGGCTGCAAAGCTGCCGGTTGGTGGCGCTGGAACGGGATATTCTGGGGGAGGAGCGCCAGGGCGATATCGACGGGGCCGAGATCCCCGGGCGGTACTACCGGTACCTGCGCACCGGGGAAGAAGGGCTGCTGAGCGACATCGTGCTGCATAACCGGTTGGACGTGGCCACCATGCCCGCGCTGGCTGGGGAGCTTTGCCGCCTGCTTAGAAACCCTGAGACAGCCGGGCACGTGCAGGATATCAAATCCCTGGGGCGCATTTACCACCGCCAGGGGGAGCTGGCGCTGGCGGAAAAGCTATACAGCCTATCCGGCGCCATCGCCTGCCGGGAGCTGGGGCTGCTCTATAAAAAAGAGGGACGGCTGGATGAGGCCGCCGCGGTGTGGGTGCAGATGGTGCAAAAGGGCCTGGGGGGCGTGTTCCCCCACGTGGAGCTGGCCAAATATGCGGAACATACGTTAAAAGATTACGGGGCGGCCTGCGATTGGACGCAAAAAGCCCTGCGTTTTCCGTTGCTGAGCCAGGGGACTCAGGCGGAGCTTCGGCACAGGCTGCACCGATTGCAGGGCAAGCTGGCGCGGGAGCGTGAGCAAAAGGAGGAAGCGACATGA
- a CDS encoding DEAD/DEAH box helicase yields the protein MNLSQMLEHLKGDPFFMQNVTGWHIQPAQAARTLPFPDRVAPELRAAYEKRGIRALYTHQRQAFDALEAGKNVVVVTPTASGKTLCYNLPVLNAIARDENARALYLFPTKALSSDQVSAVTEIVDQLGQDIKAFTYDGDTSVSARAAVRQAAHIVVTNPDMLHSGIMPHHTKWVKLFENLRYIVIDEVHTYRGVFGSHLCNVLRRLKRICAFYGAHPQFICCSATIDNPKELAESICRVPMELVDDNGAPRGERHFIFYNPPLVNRQLGVRKNAVIETRKIATELIRNHIQTIVFARSRVNVEVLTNYLSEAAGSGEKIRGYRGGYLPSERRAIERGLRAGDILGVVSTNALELGIDIGSLEASVLCGFPGTIASTWQQAGRAGRRAGESLTILVATSSPLDQYIIRHPEYFFTASPEQARINPDNLYILLSHFKCAAYELPFVDGETFGTDTAQPLLEFLQDEKILRHVGGRWHWMSEEFPASEISLRTAVSENFVVVNITNPEHPKVIGEMDKFTVPMLLHEQAIYLHQGRQYQVEKLDWENRKGYVREVNVDYYTDANMLTSLRVLDVFRDGERAGIPRFSGEVLVSEITTLFKKFKLDTHENVGWGKVHLPQQDMHTTAYWLTLPAKVREKYTVPQIEKALGGIANLLRNIAPVLLMCDPMDIRVQMQVRGPFTEEPTLFLYDNYPGGMGFADRLYELHEELLGQVLKMLISCECESGCPSCVGPALENGEDGKYLTRKVLEAMLL from the coding sequence TTGAATCTATCCCAAATGCTGGAGCATTTAAAGGGGGACCCGTTTTTTATGCAGAATGTGACGGGGTGGCATATCCAGCCCGCGCAGGCCGCGCGCACCCTGCCCTTCCCCGACCGGGTGGCGCCTGAATTGCGCGCCGCCTACGAAAAGCGGGGCATCAGGGCCCTTTATACCCACCAGCGCCAGGCTTTTGACGCGCTGGAAGCGGGCAAAAACGTGGTGGTGGTCACCCCCACGGCCTCGGGCAAGACGCTGTGCTACAACCTGCCGGTATTAAACGCCATCGCCCGGGATGAGAACGCCCGCGCGCTCTACCTGTTCCCCACAAAGGCCCTGTCCAGCGACCAGGTCTCGGCGGTGACCGAGATCGTAGACCAGCTGGGCCAGGATATCAAGGCCTTTACCTATGACGGGGATACCTCCGTATCGGCCCGGGCGGCGGTGCGGCAGGCGGCCCATATCGTGGTTACCAACCCGGATATGCTGCACTCGGGCATCATGCCCCATCATACCAAATGGGTCAAACTGTTTGAAAACCTGCGCTATATCGTCATCGACGAGGTGCATACCTACAGGGGCGTGTTCGGCAGCCACCTTTGCAACGTGCTGCGGCGCTTAAAGCGCATTTGTGCGTTTTACGGTGCTCATCCCCAGTTTATCTGCTGCTCGGCCACCATTGACAACCCAAAGGAATTGGCCGAAAGCATCTGCCGCGTGCCCATGGAGCTGGTGGACGATAACGGCGCCCCGCGGGGGGAGCGGCACTTTATCTTTTACAACCCGCCGCTGGTCAACCGGCAGCTGGGCGTGCGCAAAAATGCCGTGATCGAGACGCGCAAGATCGCCACTGAGCTGATACGCAACCATATCCAGACCATCGTGTTCGCCCGCAGCCGGGTGAATGTGGAGGTGCTGACCAATTATTTGAGCGAGGCCGCGGGCAGCGGGGAAAAAATACGCGGTTACCGGGGCGGCTACCTGCCTAGCGAGCGGCGCGCCATCGAGCGGGGGCTGCGCGCGGGGGATATTTTGGGCGTGGTCTCCACCAACGCCCTGGAGCTGGGTATCGATATCGGCTCGCTGGAGGCCAGCGTGCTGTGCGGCTTCCCGGGCACCATTGCCAGCACCTGGCAGCAGGCCGGGCGGGCCGGGCGGCGCGCCGGGGAGAGCCTGACGATCCTGGTGGCTACCTCCAGCCCCCTAGATCAGTACATCATCCGCCATCCGGAGTACTTTTTTACCGCCAGCCCGGAGCAGGCGCGCATCAATCCGGATAATCTTTATATCCTGCTCAGCCACTTTAAGTGTGCGGCTTACGAGTTGCCCTTTGTGGATGGGGAGACCTTTGGCACCGATACCGCCCAGCCTCTGCTGGAGTTTTTGCAGGATGAGAAGATCCTGCGCCATGTGGGCGGCCGTTGGCATTGGATGAGCGAGGAGTTCCCGGCCAGCGAGATCAGCCTGCGCACTGCGGTAAGCGAGAACTTCGTGGTGGTCAATATCACCAACCCCGAGCACCCCAAGGTGATCGGCGAGATGGACAAGTTCACCGTACCCATGCTGTTACACGAGCAGGCCATTTACCTGCACCAGGGCCGCCAGTACCAGGTGGAAAAGCTGGATTGGGAGAACCGCAAGGGCTATGTGCGTGAGGTGAATGTGGATTATTATACCGACGCCAATATGCTGACCAGCCTGCGGGTGCTGGACGTATTTCGGGATGGGGAGCGCGCGGGCATCCCCCGTTTTAGCGGCGAGGTGCTGGTCTCGGAGATCACCACGCTATTTAAAAAATTCAAGCTGGATACCCACGAAAACGTGGGCTGGGGAAAGGTGCACCTGCCCCAGCAGGATATGCATACCACGGCCTATTGGCTGACGCTGCCGGCAAAGGTGCGGGAAAAGTACACCGTTCCGCAGATCGAAAAGGCGCTGGGCGGCATCGCCAACCTTTTGCGCAATATTGCACCGGTGCTTTTGATGTGCGACCCTATGGATATCCGGGTGCAGATGCAGGTCCGCGGGCCCTTTACCGAGGAGCCGACCCTGTTCCTTTACGATAATTATCCGGGCGGCATGGGCTTTGCGGATCGGCTTTACGAGCTGCACGAGGAGCTGCTGGGCCAGGTGCTGAAGATGCTTATAAGCTGCGAGTGCGAGAGCGGCTGCCCCAGCTGCGTGGGCCCGGCGCTGGAGAATGGGGAGGACGGAAAGTACCTGACCCGCAAAGTGCTGGAGGCGATGCTTTTATGA
- a CDS encoding L-lactate permease, which produces MYPLLAAIPIFVAAILLLVLKWPASRAMPAAFVSAALVAFFGWQMDWQHIAGESLLGVFKAVELFTILFSALLIINQMRASGAMASINRAFGSVTRDPRIQSIIIGMGLGAFIEGAAGFGMPAALGAPLLVGLGFPPLAAVVVALMMNIPSIIFGAVGTPTLMVINTTSDIAVRAGLDAAFYGAAVTQWSAYLYALPAVLLPFIAILVLTRTYGKEKKWRDFVEVLPFLTFSVICFIVPFLLAATFIGAELPSMIGALVCLPAMVLAAHKGFLMPKHEWHFLPEEQWPGDWKSVHNQADAGYTYMQQWRAWMPYIIVILFLAISRIPELGISGWLQQWKITIPSLAGIEGKDYTVALGYLPGLLPIFAVALVTPLMHKMEAWQVGHAWRNTFKMSVGTLIMLIASFAMVQVMLGSDVNASGMDSMTSVIAGALAQASGMAYPVMAPMIGVLGSFVSSSGTVSNTLFSSLQVETATMLNMSPTLIAALQNAGAIVGVPFGVRTIIAALVTVGMVGKEGTLMRRYYPMMIVIALMIGLIGYLLIASGFDPVPAG; this is translated from the coding sequence GTGTATCCGTTATTGGCGGCGATCCCCATTTTTGTTGCGGCAATTTTACTTTTGGTGCTTAAATGGCCGGCCTCAAGGGCCATGCCGGCGGCCTTTGTCTCGGCGGCGCTGGTGGCGTTTTTCGGCTGGCAGATGGATTGGCAGCATATCGCGGGCGAATCGCTGCTGGGCGTTTTTAAGGCGGTGGAGCTGTTTACCATTTTGTTCAGCGCACTGCTGATCATCAACCAGATGCGCGCCTCGGGCGCCATGGCGTCTATCAACCGGGCCTTTGGTTCGGTCACGCGGGACCCGCGTATCCAGTCCATCATCATCGGCATGGGCCTGGGCGCCTTTATCGAGGGCGCGGCGGGCTTCGGCATGCCGGCGGCGCTGGGGGCGCCGCTATTGGTGGGCCTGGGCTTCCCGCCGCTGGCGGCCGTGGTGGTGGCGCTGATGATGAACATCCCCTCCATCATTTTCGGTGCGGTGGGCACGCCTACGCTGATGGTGATCAATACCACCAGCGACATCGCCGTTCGTGCGGGGCTGGATGCGGCTTTTTACGGCGCGGCCGTCACTCAATGGAGTGCGTATTTGTACGCGCTGCCGGCAGTGCTGCTGCCCTTTATCGCCATACTGGTATTGACCCGTACCTACGGTAAGGAGAAAAAGTGGCGGGATTTTGTAGAAGTGCTACCCTTTTTGACATTTTCGGTCATCTGCTTTATCGTGCCTTTCCTGCTGGCGGCCACCTTTATCGGGGCGGAGCTGCCCTCGATGATCGGCGCGCTGGTCTGCCTGCCGGCGATGGTGCTGGCGGCGCACAAGGGCTTTTTAATGCCTAAGCACGAGTGGCACTTTTTGCCGGAGGAGCAGTGGCCGGGGGATTGGAAGAGCGTGCATAACCAGGCCGATGCCGGTTACACCTATATGCAGCAGTGGCGCGCCTGGATGCCCTACATCATCGTCATCCTGTTTCTGGCCATCTCCCGCATCCCGGAACTGGGGATCAGTGGTTGGCTGCAGCAGTGGAAGATCACCATCCCTTCCCTGGCGGGGATCGAGGGGAAGGACTATACGGTGGCGCTGGGGTATCTGCCCGGGCTGCTGCCGATCTTTGCGGTGGCTCTTGTCACCCCGCTGATGCATAAGATGGAGGCCTGGCAGGTGGGGCACGCCTGGCGCAATACCTTTAAAATGAGCGTTGGGACGCTGATCATGCTGATCGCCAGCTTTGCCATGGTGCAGGTGATGCTGGGAAGCGATGTCAACGCCAGCGGGATGGACTCGATGACCTCGGTGATCGCCGGGGCATTGGCCCAGGCATCGGGCATGGCTTATCCGGTGATGGCGCCCATGATCGGCGTGCTGGGTTCGTTCGTCTCCTCCTCGGGCACGGTATCCAATACGCTGTTTAGCTCCCTGCAGGTGGAAACGGCCACCATGCTGAACATGTCGCCCACGCTGATCGCCGCGCTGCAAAATGCCGGCGCCATCGTAGGGGTGCCCTTTGGCGTGCGTACCATCATCGCCGCGCTGGTCACGGTAGGCATGGTGGGCAAGGAAGGGACGCTGATGCGCCGGTATTATCCGATGATGATCGTCATCGCTCTTATGATCGGGCTGATCGGCTACCTGCTGATCGCCTCGGGATTTGATCCGGTCCCGGCTGGATAG
- the thiI gene encoding tRNA uracil 4-sulfurtransferase ThiI, protein MEQLILVRFGEIHLKGLNRPYFEHRLVREMKRRLYDEPQAAVEKGDGRYYIRGVQNLDAVMERIRKVFGVHSLSPAIAVEKDISAIRDQAVEMMRDKRPTTFKVKARRADKRFPMTSPEICEEVGGYILENLPGWKVDVHHPEVTLEVEVREQAFLHCETLPAAGGMPVGTNGRAFLLLSGGIDSPVAGYMVAKRGVAIEAVHFFSYPYTGEPAKEKVLTLAKLLSEYAGPVRVHVVPFTKIQQEIYQKCPEGELTVIMRRFMMRIAQGLAQRGKGGALVTGESIGQVASQTMEALAATDAVVDMPVFRPVIGMDKQEIMEIAMKIGTYETSILPYEDCCTVFTPRHPVTRPKLERIEASEKVLDIGALVQEAIDGTEEVTFNAAGRGLDE, encoded by the coding sequence ATGGAACAATTGATTCTCGTGCGCTTCGGCGAGATCCACTTAAAAGGGCTGAACCGCCCTTATTTTGAGCACCGTCTGGTGCGGGAGATGAAGCGCAGGCTGTATGACGAGCCGCAGGCCGCCGTGGAAAAGGGAGACGGGCGGTATTATATCCGGGGCGTACAGAACCTGGATGCGGTGATGGAGCGTATCCGCAAGGTGTTTGGCGTACATTCGCTCAGCCCGGCCATCGCGGTTGAAAAGGATATTTCCGCCATACGCGACCAGGCGGTGGAGATGATGCGGGACAAGCGCCCCACCACATTTAAGGTGAAGGCGCGGCGGGCGGACAAGCGCTTCCCCATGACCTCGCCTGAGATCTGCGAGGAGGTAGGCGGCTATATTTTAGAAAACCTGCCGGGCTGGAAGGTGGATGTGCACCATCCCGAAGTGACGCTGGAGGTGGAGGTGCGCGAGCAGGCGTTTTTACACTGCGAGACCCTGCCGGCTGCCGGCGGTATGCCGGTGGGCACCAACGGGCGGGCCTTTTTGCTGCTCTCTGGCGGTATCGACAGCCCGGTGGCCGGTTATATGGTGGCCAAGCGGGGCGTGGCTATCGAGGCGGTGCACTTTTTCTCCTATCCCTATACTGGTGAGCCGGCTAAGGAAAAGGTGCTGACGCTGGCCAAGCTTTTATCGGAATACGCGGGCCCGGTGCGGGTGCACGTGGTGCCCTTTACCAAGATTCAGCAGGAGATCTACCAAAAGTGCCCGGAAGGGGAGCTGACGGTGATCATGCGCCGGTTTATGATGCGCATTGCCCAGGGGCTGGCCCAAAGGGGCAAGGGCGGGGCGCTGGTCACCGGCGAGAGCATCGGCCAGGTAGCCAGCCAGACCATGGAGGCCCTGGCTGCCACCGACGCGGTGGTGGACATGCCGGTTTTCCGGCCGGTGATCGGCATGGACAAGCAGGAGATCATGGAGATCGCCATGAAGATCGGCACCTATGAGACCTCCATCCTGCCCTACGAGGATTGCTGCACCGTATTTACCCCGCGCCACCCGGTGACCCGGCCCAAGCTGGAGCGCATCGAGGCCTCAGAAAAGGTGCTGGATATCGGGGCGCTGGTGCAAGAGGCGATAGACGGTACGGAAGAGGTGACCTTTAACGCGGCCGGGCGCGGCCTGGACGAGTAG